One genomic region from Pseudomonas hormoni encodes:
- a CDS encoding DUF3108 domain-containing protein: MRRALLFACALLALPFAQATELQPFSASYTADWKQLPMSGTAERSLTKEANGVWKLSFKASMMIASLTEESTLTLDKDTLLPQSYHFERGGLGKAKKADLDFDWTAKMVTGTDRGDAVKIPLNRGMVDKSTYQLALQHDVAAGKKSMSYQVVDDGEVDTYDFRVLGSEKVDTKAGQIDAIKVERVRDPTQSKRITVLWFAKDWDYLLIRLQQVETDGKEYNIMLLDGKVNGKAVKGS; this comes from the coding sequence ATGCGTCGCGCCCTGCTCTTCGCTTGCGCTCTGCTTGCCCTGCCTTTCGCGCAGGCAACAGAACTTCAACCCTTCTCCGCCAGCTACACCGCCGACTGGAAGCAGCTTCCAATGAGCGGCACTGCCGAGCGCAGCCTGACCAAGGAAGCCAACGGCGTCTGGAAGCTCAGCTTCAAGGCCTCGATGATGATCGCCAGCCTGACCGAAGAAAGCACCCTGACCCTGGACAAGGACACCCTGCTGCCACAGTCCTACCACTTTGAACGCGGTGGCCTGGGCAAAGCCAAAAAGGCTGACCTGGATTTCGACTGGACCGCCAAAATGGTCACCGGCACCGATCGCGGCGACGCGGTCAAGATCCCGCTCAACCGCGGCATGGTCGACAAATCCACCTATCAGCTGGCCCTGCAACACGACGTGGCCGCCGGCAAGAAAAGCATGAGCTACCAGGTGGTCGATGATGGTGAAGTCGATACCTATGACTTCCGCGTGCTGGGTTCGGAAAAAGTCGACACCAAGGCTGGCCAGATCGACGCGATCAAGGTCGAGCGCGTGCGCGACCCGACACAAAGCAAGCGCATCACCGTGCTGTGGTTCGCCAAGGACTGGGATTACCTGCTGATCCGCCTGCAACAGGTCGAAACCGACGGCAAGGAGTACAACATCATGCTCCTGGACGGTAAGGTCAACGGCAAGGCTGTCAAAGGCAGCTGA
- the purN gene encoding phosphoribosylglycinamide formyltransferase: MSQTCDVVVLLSGTGSNLQALIDSTRTGDSPVRIAAVISNRADAYGLQRARDAGIDTRSLDHKAFEGREAFDAALIELIDAFNPKLVVLAGFMRILSADFVRHYAGRLLNIHPSLLPKYKGLHTHQRALEAGDTEHGCSVHFVTEELDGGPLVVQAVIPVELHDSPQSLAQRVHTQEHLIYPMAVRWFAEGRLSLGQQGALLDGKLLAASGHLIRT; the protein is encoded by the coding sequence ATGTCTCAGACCTGTGATGTGGTGGTGCTGTTGTCCGGCACCGGCAGTAACTTGCAGGCCCTGATCGACAGCACGCGGACCGGCGACAGCCCGGTCCGCATCGCCGCGGTGATTTCCAACCGCGCCGACGCCTACGGCCTGCAACGCGCCAGGGATGCGGGTATCGACACCCGCTCCCTGGATCACAAGGCGTTCGAAGGCCGCGAAGCCTTCGATGCCGCGCTGATCGAACTGATCGACGCCTTCAATCCCAAACTCGTGGTCCTGGCCGGTTTCATGCGCATTCTCAGCGCTGACTTCGTGCGCCACTACGCGGGTCGCCTGCTTAACATCCATCCCTCGCTGCTACCCAAATACAAAGGGTTACACACGCATCAGCGCGCGCTGGAGGCCGGCGACACTGAACACGGCTGTTCCGTGCACTTTGTCACCGAGGAACTCGATGGCGGACCACTGGTCGTACAGGCAGTAATACCGGTAGAGTTGCACGATTCGCCGCAGAGTCTGGCGCAGCGAGTTCACACCCAGGAACACCTGATCTACCCGATGGCCGTACGCTGGTTTGCCGAAGGCCGTTTATCACTTGGTCAACAAGGTGCTTTACTGGATGGCAAGTTACTCGCGGCCAGCGGCCACTTGATTCGAACCTAG